A single region of the Acidobacteriota bacterium genome encodes:
- a CDS encoding WS/DGAT domain-containing protein — translation MTTANELLAADRAFLWNLERQNPGLHIAGLARIEGSIGRGEVLRQVQRFRGLPRFGLRVETAPFGAPRWRAADFDPEQHVHVADGGDRDAALDDVLTKPLDPSRPLWEVHLLPGHHDNGDALLVKTHLAAVDGLGTTDLFDVLFDTSARNSRDELSEPLMAGDHTPRTRRPESCSGRRLAEWVEDWTGAGQDLLGSAMHFVSEDVRTALLTLNETMPDAALPPPPLPFNRAGKGRRRLIRLEISYADIRTIRSRLGGALSDVVLAMVGGALERYLTGRGLDVAGRNLRIALATDVPGRGGKRRSLLPIEVPLGLGAAHRLRAVHQLARLLRAAHVPDVLARLARVQQRGGRLAAAAAAMTSRIRPPFHLAVANATGPQIPAFLAGRTVIGYTPSWPVGFGQGLSCAFFAYNQLLHVGLTVDEGACPDGDALPDLLAESLSELREAAGSSPRRPVRNPPLEPRPHADQTLET, via the coding sequence ATGACGACGGCCAACGAACTGCTCGCCGCGGACCGGGCGTTCCTCTGGAACCTGGAACGCCAGAACCCCGGCTTGCACATCGCCGGCCTGGCGCGGATCGAAGGCAGCATCGGGCGCGGCGAGGTCCTCCGGCAGGTCCAACGCTTCCGCGGGCTGCCGCGGTTCGGACTGCGGGTGGAGACCGCGCCCTTCGGAGCCCCCCGCTGGCGCGCGGCGGACTTCGATCCGGAGCAACACGTTCACGTCGCCGACGGCGGCGACCGGGACGCGGCGCTCGACGATGTACTGACGAAGCCTCTCGACCCTTCGCGGCCGCTCTGGGAGGTCCACCTGCTGCCCGGACACCACGACAACGGTGACGCGCTGTTGGTCAAGACGCATCTCGCCGCGGTGGACGGCCTGGGCACCACCGATCTGTTCGATGTCCTCTTCGACACGAGCGCCAGGAACAGTCGAGACGAACTCTCGGAGCCGCTCATGGCGGGCGACCACACTCCCCGCACACGGCGGCCTGAAAGCTGTTCCGGCAGGCGACTGGCCGAATGGGTCGAGGACTGGACCGGCGCCGGACAGGATCTGCTAGGCAGCGCGATGCACTTCGTCTCCGAAGATGTACGCACGGCCCTCTTGACCCTGAACGAAACGATGCCCGACGCGGCGCTGCCCCCGCCGCCCTTGCCCTTCAACCGGGCCGGGAAAGGGCGCCGGCGCCTGATCCGCCTCGAAATCTCCTACGCCGACATCCGTACGATCCGCAGCCGGCTCGGCGGCGCCCTCTCGGATGTCGTCCTGGCCATGGTCGGCGGCGCCCTCGAGCGCTACCTGACCGGTCGCGGCCTGGATGTCGCCGGCCGCAACCTGAGGATTGCCCTTGCCACGGACGTGCCGGGTCGCGGCGGCAAGCGGCGCAGCCTCCTCCCGATCGAAGTCCCGCTCGGACTGGGCGCCGCACACCGGCTGCGGGCCGTGCATCAGCTCGCCCGCCTGTTACGCGCGGCTCACGTCCCGGACGTTCTCGCGCGCCTTGCCCGCGTGCAGCAGCGCGGCGGTCGTCTGGCCGCGGCCGCCGCCGCCATGACGTCCCGGATCCGGCCACCCTTCCACCTCGCCGTGGCCAACGCCACCGGTCCCCAGATCCCCGCGTTCCTGGCCGGCCGAACGGTCATCGGCTACACGCCGTCCTGGCCCGTCGGCTTCGGTCAGGGGCTATCCTGCGCGTTCTTCGCCTACAACCAACTGCTGCACGTCGGTCTCACAGTGGACGAGGGAGCCTGTCCGGACGGCGACGCACTGCCGGACCTGCTCGCCGAGTCGCTCAGCGAGCTCCGCGAAGCAGCCGGCAGCTCGCCCCGCCGGCCGGTACGCAACCCGCCACTGGAACCGCGACCGCATGCAGATCAGACCTTGGAGACCTAG
- a CDS encoding GNAT family N-acetyltransferase — protein MANDYPRTVRLKGKSFEFRLLGQDDRDDMLAFARALPKEDLRFLRVDLTDPKVVDHWIEGVTTGLRIAVLAHVDGRLVGYGSLNRRESSWMRHLGEIRIMVLPEVRQAGLGGHLAHDVFQLAQQIGLTKIVAQMAREQRGARQMFHKLGFSIEALLADWVIDPNDATHDLILMSYDVTGLEAGAGA, from the coding sequence ATGGCCAACGACTACCCTCGCACCGTCCGCCTGAAGGGCAAGTCCTTCGAGTTCAGGCTCCTGGGTCAGGATGACCGCGACGACATGCTTGCCTTCGCTCGCGCCCTTCCGAAGGAGGATCTCCGGTTTCTGCGCGTCGACCTGACGGATCCGAAGGTCGTGGACCACTGGATCGAGGGCGTGACGACGGGGCTCCGGATCGCTGTACTGGCCCACGTTGACGGCCGGCTCGTGGGCTACGGCAGCCTGAACCGCCGCGAGTCCTCATGGATGCGGCACCTGGGCGAGATCCGGATCATGGTCCTGCCGGAGGTCCGGCAGGCCGGTCTCGGAGGCCACCTGGCGCACGATGTCTTCCAGCTCGCCCAGCAGATCGGACTGACCAAGATCGTGGCCCAGATGGCCCGCGAGCAACGCGGCGCCCGCCAGATGTTCCACAAGCTGGGCTTCTCGATCGAAGCCCTGCTCGCGGATTGGGTGATCGACCCCAACGACGCGACCCACGACCTGATCCTGATGTCCTACGACGTGACGGGTCTCGAGGCCGGGGCCGGGGCGTAG
- a CDS encoding wax ester/triacylglycerol synthase family O-acyltransferase, which yields MAPELNRFLSPLDAAFLYVERPNATMHIGGCMVYEGEFSREHVIEQVAARMHLLPRYRQRVVFPPFFVSHPLWLDDPNFDIEHHIDEVWLPADSDEQILARAAAEAYSGMLDRDRPLWKGIVLRGIPGHTAVVWKIHHAMVDGVSGVDLTMVLSDFSPTDELPEPPAEAWSPTPLPDSLSLLQEAMQHRLGELNRTWTEAAFDALRPDVMTERTREMMSASSATLSVSATPAPRTVFNRPVGGDLGFAWAQFGFPTMRAVKSKLGGTVNDVVLTVLAGGLGRYLRSRGQDTAGLELRAMCPVSMRQEDERGQLGNLVSNMIAPLFVGVDDPVERLKKERDAMNRLKEAGQAKAFYQLSQFGVRVPPLMAAMGATMPFSQTLFNTVSTNVPGPMIPLYFGPHKLIDWLPAGIVSNNIGLFLAILTYNQRITLGITVDSRLIPDPWFLTECLEDSYAELRQAAGIDDEEATGARCFAAGADEAETSSPEAAPLQGVA from the coding sequence ATGGCCCCGGAACTGAACCGATTCTTGAGCCCGCTCGACGCCGCCTTCCTCTACGTGGAGCGCCCCAACGCAACCATGCACATCGGTGGCTGCATGGTCTACGAAGGTGAGTTCTCCAGAGAACACGTGATCGAGCAGGTCGCCGCCCGCATGCACCTGCTGCCCCGGTACCGGCAGCGGGTCGTGTTTCCGCCGTTCTTCGTCTCCCACCCGCTGTGGCTCGACGACCCGAACTTCGATATCGAACACCACATCGACGAAGTCTGGCTGCCAGCCGACAGCGACGAGCAGATCCTGGCGCGGGCGGCCGCCGAGGCCTACAGCGGCATGCTCGACCGCGATCGGCCGTTGTGGAAGGGGATCGTGCTGCGCGGCATTCCGGGCCATACCGCCGTGGTCTGGAAGATCCATCACGCGATGGTCGACGGTGTCTCGGGCGTCGATCTGACCATGGTGCTGAGCGACTTCTCGCCGACCGACGAGCTGCCCGAGCCGCCCGCCGAAGCCTGGTCGCCGACGCCCCTGCCCGACTCCCTGAGCCTGCTGCAGGAAGCGATGCAGCATCGCTTGGGTGAACTGAACCGGACCTGGACCGAGGCTGCCTTCGACGCCCTGCGCCCCGACGTCATGACGGAACGCACCCGCGAGATGATGTCCGCCAGCAGCGCCACGCTGTCGGTCAGCGCCACTCCGGCGCCCCGTACGGTCTTCAACCGGCCGGTCGGCGGCGACCTGGGCTTCGCCTGGGCCCAGTTCGGCTTCCCGACGATGCGCGCGGTCAAGTCCAAACTGGGGGGCACCGTGAACGACGTCGTGCTCACCGTGCTCGCCGGCGGCCTCGGCCGCTACCTGCGGTCGCGCGGCCAGGACACTGCCGGACTCGAGCTCCGCGCCATGTGTCCGGTCAGCATGCGGCAGGAGGACGAACGCGGACAGCTCGGCAACCTGGTGTCGAACATGATCGCTCCGCTCTTCGTCGGCGTCGACGATCCGGTGGAGCGCCTGAAGAAGGAACGCGACGCGATGAACAGGCTGAAGGAGGCCGGCCAGGCGAAGGCCTTCTACCAGTTGAGTCAGTTCGGCGTCCGCGTACCGCCCCTGATGGCAGCCATGGGAGCGACGATGCCGTTCTCCCAGACCCTCTTCAATACCGTCTCGACGAACGTCCCCGGTCCGATGATCCCGCTCTACTTCGGACCGCACAAGCTGATCGACTGGCTCCCGGCCGGTATCGTGTCGAACAACATCGGGCTGTTCCTCGCCATCCTGACCTACAACCAGCGCATCACTCTCGGCATCACCGTGGACTCAAGGCTGATTCCCGATCCGTGGTTCCTCACGGAGTGCCTCGAAGACTCCTATGCCGAACTGCGGCAGGCCGCCGGCATCGACGACGAGGAAGCGACAGGAGCCCGCTGTTTCGCCGCCGGCGCGGACGAGGCCGAGACATCGAGCCCGGAAGCCGCGCCTCTTCAGGGAGTCGCATAG